From a region of the Tateyamaria omphalii genome:
- a CDS encoding SH3 domain-containing protein, whose protein sequence is MLVVLGLTLPLMARDTGPVTNLPLPRYVSMKAAEGNVRRGPSLTHRIDWVFKRRDMPLRITAEHGHWRRVEDRDGLGGWVHYSLLSGTRTVIVEQDMLTLRSKPDAVAPVTAALEVGVVARLGKCGPEWCRISSGGYRGWAPKARLWGVAMDELRD, encoded by the coding sequence ATGCTTGTGGTGCTGGGCCTGACCCTGCCGCTGATGGCGCGCGACACCGGTCCTGTGACCAACCTGCCACTGCCCCGCTACGTGTCGATGAAGGCCGCCGAGGGCAACGTGCGCCGTGGCCCATCGCTGACCCACCGCATCGACTGGGTGTTCAAACGCCGCGACATGCCCCTGCGCATCACCGCCGAACACGGCCACTGGCGCCGGGTCGAGGACCGCGACGGTCTGGGGGGTTGGGTGCACTATTCCCTGCTGTCCGGCACCCGTACCGTGATCGTGGAGCAAGACATGCTGACCTTGCGCAGCAAGCCAGATGCCGTTGCACCTGTCACAGCGGCCCTTGAGGTCGGCGTAGTTGCCCGGCTGGGCAAATGCGGTCCGGAATGGTGCCGCATCAGCTCCGGCGGTTACCGCGGCTGGGCGCCCAAGGCGCGGCTATGGGGTGTGGCCATGGACGAGTTGCGCGACTAG
- a CDS encoding Rid family hydrolase produces MTRQVLIPPALRDACVRAGMSPGIVSQTHVFLTGVTGAAPDGAMPESEEAQFHACFNKIGVVLAEADLGLDALVEMTSYHVGLRAHFDLFDRVRLQHLSDPYPAWTAVEVAGLRRHGAVVEIRVIATLA; encoded by the coding sequence ATGACACGACAGGTTCTGATCCCGCCCGCGCTGCGCGATGCCTGTGTCCGTGCGGGCATGTCGCCGGGAATTGTATCCCAAACCCACGTTTTCCTGACCGGAGTGACGGGGGCTGCACCGGATGGAGCGATGCCCGAAAGCGAAGAGGCGCAGTTCCACGCCTGTTTCAACAAGATCGGCGTGGTGCTGGCCGAGGCGGATCTGGGCCTGGATGCGCTGGTCGAGATGACAAGCTACCATGTGGGACTGCGCGCGCATTTTGACCTGTTCGACAGAGTACGCTTGCAGCATCTGTCGGATCCGTACCCCGCCTGGACAGCGGTTGAGGTTGCGGGGCTGCGCCGCCACGGCGCCGTTGTCGAAATCCGCGTGATTGCCACGTTGGCCTAG